A single window of Sulfurimonas crateris DNA harbors:
- a CDS encoding YchJ family protein: MECYCGSKKEFNECCEPFLDGDSKPSTPEELMRSRYSAYVIGNVEYIINTAVEENRYPDDAVLIEEFSRTVSWLKLEVLQAKESMVEFKAYYRDNEGIKVQHERSIFVYEDGVWLYKDGKHFNSKIERNEPCPCGSGKKYKKCCETKQNN; the protein is encoded by the coding sequence ATGGAGTGTTATTGCGGCAGTAAAAAAGAGTTTAATGAGTGTTGTGAACCGTTTTTAGATGGTGATTCAAAACCGAGCACACCCGAAGAGCTTATGCGAAGCAGATACAGCGCTTATGTTATTGGCAATGTTGAGTACATAATAAATACGGCCGTAGAAGAGAACCGATACCCTGATGATGCAGTGCTTATAGAGGAGTTCTCAAGAACTGTTTCGTGGCTAAAACTAGAAGTGTTGCAGGCAAAAGAGAGTATGGTTGAGTTTAAAGCTTACTATAGAGACAATGAGGGTATAAAGGTTCAGCATGAGAGAAGCATCTTTGTTTATGAGGATGGTGTTTGGCTCTACAAGGATGGGAAACACTTCAACTCTAAGATAGAGCGCAATGAACCCTGCCCGTGCGGGAGCGGTAAAAAATATAAAAAGTGCTGTGAGACAAAGCAAAACAATTAA
- a CDS encoding mechanosensitive ion channel family protein encodes MQNIIASIDFEALFKLSSIIGLSIITSIIAYFVSKKYIIKIIHKLIFKTKSSWDDSFIKTGFFEQLSHLIPPLVILYFSSMYPQNMQDALSQIVGFWIAIVIIKSIDRFLSALLDIYNSLEVSKDKPIKGYIQLLKMFVYILGFIIAVCLLVGVSPWGVLSGVGAFTAVLMFIFKDTILSLVASVQIVANDLFKVGDWIEAPNFGADGEVIDIALHSVKVQNWDKTIVTIPTYKFMENSFKNWRGMSDSGGRRIKRALFIDVNSIKFCTPQLLEKLNKIEIIKDYLQEKQKVVDTTDEITLNKRKLTNIGTFREYVKRYLQNNPNIDSKNFTFIVRQLQPTSKGVPLEIYAFSNKNKWAEYEDIQSDIFDHLLVALKEFDLKLYQEPSGEFSSIKQ; translated from the coding sequence ATGCAAAATATCATCGCAAGTATAGATTTCGAGGCTCTTTTTAAACTCTCTTCAATTATAGGTCTAAGCATAATCACTTCAATAATCGCCTATTTCGTATCAAAAAAATATATTATAAAGATCATTCATAAGCTGATATTTAAAACAAAATCGAGCTGGGATGACAGTTTTATAAAAACAGGATTTTTTGAGCAGCTTTCCCATCTTATTCCGCCGCTTGTCATCCTCTACTTCTCTAGTATGTACCCTCAAAATATGCAAGATGCGCTCTCACAGATAGTCGGTTTTTGGATAGCTATCGTAATTATTAAGAGCATAGACAGGTTTCTATCTGCTCTTTTGGATATATACAACTCTTTGGAAGTTTCAAAAGATAAGCCTATAAAAGGGTATATCCAGCTACTTAAGATGTTTGTATATATCTTAGGTTTTATCATAGCCGTATGTCTTTTAGTCGGTGTTTCTCCGTGGGGCGTTCTAAGTGGTGTGGGTGCATTTACCGCGGTACTTATGTTCATCTTCAAAGATACCATCCTCTCACTTGTCGCAAGCGTGCAGATCGTGGCTAACGACCTCTTTAAGGTAGGCGACTGGATAGAGGCTCCAAATTTTGGAGCAGATGGAGAGGTAATTGATATCGCCCTGCACTCCGTAAAGGTGCAAAACTGGGACAAAACTATTGTGACTATACCTACTTACAAGTTTATGGAGAACTCCTTTAAGAACTGGCGCGGGATGAGCGATAGCGGCGGCAGACGTATAAAAAGAGCTCTTTTTATAGATGTAAACTCCATAAAGTTCTGCACTCCTCAGCTTTTGGAAAAACTGAATAAAATAGAGATAATAAAAGATTATCTGCAAGAGAAGCAAAAAGTAGTAGATACTACGGATGAGATAACTCTAAACAAGAGAAAGCTCACAAATATAGGTACTTTTAGAGAGTATGTAAAGAGATACCTGCAAAACAATCCAAATATTGACAGCAAAAACTTCACATTTATAGTCAGACAGCTTCAACCGACTTCAAAAGGCGTGCCTCTTGAGATCTACGCTTTTAGCAACAAAAACAAGTGGGCGGAGTATGAGGATATACAGTCGGATATATTTGACCATCTTCTTGTCGCTCTAAAAGAGTTTGACCTAAAACTATATCAAGAACCATCGGGAGAGTTTAGCTCGATTAAACAATAG
- the mnmH gene encoding tRNA 2-selenouridine(34) synthase MnmH translates to MSKLFDDFKSIVLNNTPLIDVRAPVEFKKGAFLNAVNLPIMSDEERHEVGICYKNKGNAKAIELGHELVSGEIKEQRVQAWLSFMDANPDTLLYCFRGGQRSRIAQEWIGERGREIVRLKGGYKAFRSYLLDELENSYNHFKPLLLGGRTGSGKTIELKKMQNAIDLEGLANHRGSSFGQKITQQTTQIDFENNMIYKIVQKAEEGFKTLVFEDEGKHVGSVFMPESFIEILPKAPLVILETPMDERIEITLNEYVVDAQKTYEGAEYVDAFEAWQLDIKSAMERIKRRLGDQRYREVSAIFEDALGEQKRSGSYEKYKEWVEYLLREYYDPMYDYQIQKRSHLVAFRGDAKEVHEYIKSIV, encoded by the coding sequence GTGTCCAAACTCTTTGATGATTTTAAGTCTATTGTCTTAAACAACACTCCTCTTATCGATGTGCGTGCACCCGTTGAGTTTAAAAAAGGCGCGTTTTTAAATGCAGTAAATCTCCCTATTATGAGCGATGAAGAGCGACATGAAGTGGGGATATGCTATAAAAACAAGGGAAATGCAAAGGCGATAGAACTTGGACATGAGCTTGTTAGCGGAGAGATCAAAGAGCAGCGGGTTCAGGCTTGGCTCAGCTTTATGGATGCAAACCCAGATACACTTCTATACTGCTTTAGAGGCGGTCAGCGCTCTAGGATCGCTCAAGAGTGGATTGGTGAGAGAGGCAGAGAGATAGTGCGTCTAAAGGGTGGTTACAAAGCGTTTAGAAGCTATCTATTGGATGAGCTTGAGAACTCCTATAACCATTTCAAACCTCTGCTTCTTGGCGGCAGAACAGGAAGTGGAAAGACCATAGAGCTAAAAAAGATGCAAAATGCTATCGACCTTGAGGGATTGGCAAACCATAGAGGCTCCTCCTTTGGGCAGAAGATAACGCAGCAGACCACGCAGATAGATTTTGAGAATAACATGATATATAAAATAGTTCAAAAGGCAGAAGAGGGGTTTAAGACGCTTGTCTTTGAAGATGAGGGAAAGCATGTCGGCAGCGTCTTTATGCCTGAGAGCTTTATTGAGATATTGCCAAAGGCGCCTCTGGTCATACTTGAGACACCGATGGATGAGCGCATAGAGATAACACTAAACGAGTATGTCGTTGATGCTCAAAAAACGTACGAGGGTGCAGAGTACGTGGATGCTTTTGAGGCGTGGCAGCTGGATATTAAAAGTGCGATGGAGCGAATAAAAAGGCGGCTTGGAGACCAGAGATACAGGGAAGTATCTGCTATTTTTGAAGATGCGCTTGGGGAGCAGAAGAGAAGCGGCTCTTATGAGAAGTACAAGGAGTGGGTAGAGTATCTGCTACGTGAGTATTACGACCCGATGTATGACTATCAGATACAAAAGCGCTCTCATCTGGTCGCTTTTAGAGGAGACGCCAAAGAGGTTCATGAGTATATAAAGTCTATTGTTTAA
- the selD gene encoding selenide, water dikinase SelD — protein MEQIKLTEYSHGAGCGCKISPMLLDEILKTNISTALYPQLLVGNEHKDDAAAYDLGNGTSVLSTTDFFMPIVDDPFTFGRIAATNALSDIYAMGGKPLMAISIFGWPIDKLSADVAQQVIDGGRAVCEEAGIPLAGGHSIDSPEPIFGLAVTGLVENENLMKNSGGEEDCYIFLTKPIGIGILTTAQKQKKIEDTHIDAAVNAMVTLNKSGSALASLKSVVSMTDVTGFGLLGHLSEVCEASEISANIWFDKVPLLPNVEKYRALGCIPGGSRKNFMSYGHKISQMDDRQREILCDAQTSGGLLVLVKKDALEEFYSVARSEGLELEPIGETVAQGKHLVEVL, from the coding sequence ATGGAACAAATAAAACTTACCGAATATAGTCATGGAGCAGGGTGCGGATGCAAGATCTCCCCGATGCTTCTTGATGAGATACTAAAAACCAATATTTCAACTGCTCTGTACCCTCAGCTTCTTGTTGGAAACGAGCATAAAGATGATGCGGCGGCTTATGATTTGGGTAATGGAACATCGGTTCTCTCGACCACAGACTTTTTTATGCCTATCGTGGATGATCCTTTTACTTTCGGGCGCATCGCTGCTACAAATGCGCTAAGTGATATTTATGCAATGGGAGGGAAGCCTCTTATGGCAATCTCAATCTTTGGTTGGCCTATTGACAAGTTAAGTGCGGATGTGGCACAGCAAGTTATAGATGGAGGACGCGCGGTTTGCGAAGAGGCAGGAATTCCTCTTGCGGGCGGACACTCCATAGACTCTCCCGAGCCTATCTTCGGGCTTGCGGTTACGGGCTTGGTCGAGAATGAAAACCTTATGAAAAACAGCGGCGGTGAAGAGGATTGCTATATATTTCTCACAAAGCCCATCGGCATAGGGATACTTACAACGGCGCAAAAACAAAAGAAGATAGAAGACACACATATAGATGCGGCAGTTAATGCGATGGTTACACTTAACAAGTCAGGCAGCGCATTGGCAAGCTTGAAGAGTGTCGTAAGCATGACCGACGTTACCGGATTTGGTCTTTTAGGACATTTGAGCGAAGTGTGCGAGGCAAGTGAAATAAGTGCCAATATCTGGTTTGATAAAGTCCCGCTTTTGCCAAATGTTGAAAAATATAGAGCTTTAGGCTGCATACCGGGCGGATCTCGCAAAAACTTTATGAGCTACGGTCATAAGATATCTCAGATGGATGACAGACAAAGAGAGATACTCTGCGATGCGCAGACATCAGGCGGGCTTTTGGTGCTTGTTAAAAAAGATGCTCTGGAAGAGTTTTACAGCGTTGCACGTTCAGAAGGTTTAGAGCTTGAGCCGATCGGTGAGACGGTGGCGCAAGGCAAACATTTAGTAGAGGTTCTGTAG
- the uvrA gene encoding excinuclease ABC subunit UvrA, whose protein sequence is MKKKDVIKIVGARENNLKNISLEIPKNELVVFTGLSGSGKSTLAFDTLYAEGQRRYMESLSSYARQFLDRVSKPDVDKIEGLTPAIAIDQKTTSKNPRSTVGTITEIYDYLRLLYARIGTQHCHKCGKVVSQMSASDIIAEVAKLPDGAKLVLLAPLVREKKGSFHDILESLVHKGYVRAMIDGVMVRLDEEIELSKTKKHTIKVVIDRVVVKEENKERIAADVEKALKESYGELEIDILNHEELGLKNSNIHYSEHNACFDCKISFDPLEPLSFSFNSPKGACSECDGLGLRYALDQDKIIDRDLCIEKGAVKIVYGFNKGYYFTFLKGFCAANDIDITVPYSELPEYKQKAILHGGIDEVSFLWKNHEVKRVWPGIVKIAYDMFKDEKELADYMSEKICNVCKGHRLKRESLAVKVASKGIADILDMPIAKSYEWFKEEENFSSLSKQNEQISAPILNEIRERLYFLFDVGLGYITLGRDARTISGGEAQRIRIASQIGSGLTGVLYVLDEPSIGLHERDTLKLIRTLRSLQEKGNSVIVVEHDKETIENADFIVDIGAGAGKFGGDVVFAGTLDKLKKAKTLTADYLYGRKKIEYFYRRKQDKFIEIKNVTLNNINDLSAKIPLNNFVCITGVSGSGKSSLMLQTLLPTARELLNHARKVNKVAGVEITGLEHVDKVIYLDQSPIGRTPRSNPATYTGVMDEIRNLFAQTKEAQIRGYTSSRFSFNVKGGRCEKCQGEGENKIEMHFLPDIMVKCDTCKGTRYNQQTLEVFYKGKNISDVLRMSVDEAYEFFKPIPKINQIMSTLVDVGLGYITLGQNAVTLSGGEAQRIKLSKELSRKDTGKTLYILDEPTTGLHFADVDRLTGVLHKFVELGNSVLIIEHNLDMIKNADYIIDMGPEGGSGGGLIIAEGSPEKVADEHKKTGSYTGEYLKKELALHK, encoded by the coding sequence ATGAAAAAAAAAGATGTTATAAAGATAGTCGGTGCAAGAGAGAACAACTTAAAAAATATATCGTTGGAGATCCCAAAAAATGAGCTGGTCGTATTTACCGGTCTTAGCGGAAGCGGAAAATCAACTCTGGCTTTTGATACGCTCTACGCAGAGGGGCAGAGACGCTATATGGAGTCTCTATCTTCTTATGCAAGACAGTTTTTAGATCGTGTAAGCAAGCCTGATGTCGATAAGATAGAGGGACTTACTCCGGCAATTGCCATCGATCAAAAAACAACCTCTAAAAATCCACGCTCAACGGTGGGAACAATCACTGAAATATATGACTACCTAAGACTTCTCTACGCCAGAATAGGCACTCAGCACTGTCATAAGTGCGGCAAGGTTGTCTCCCAGATGAGTGCTTCTGATATTATTGCAGAGGTCGCAAAACTTCCCGATGGTGCAAAGCTCGTTCTTTTAGCGCCTTTGGTACGTGAAAAAAAGGGAAGTTTTCATGATATTTTAGAGTCTTTGGTGCATAAAGGGTATGTGCGTGCCATGATTGATGGCGTAATGGTAAGGCTCGATGAAGAGATAGAGCTTAGCAAAACAAAAAAACATACCATCAAGGTCGTTATAGATAGAGTCGTAGTCAAGGAAGAGAACAAAGAGAGAATAGCCGCAGATGTTGAAAAGGCGCTAAAAGAGAGCTACGGCGAACTTGAGATAGACATATTAAATCATGAAGAGCTTGGGCTTAAAAACTCCAATATCCACTACAGTGAGCACAATGCATGTTTTGACTGTAAGATCAGTTTTGATCCGCTAGAGCCGCTCTCTTTCTCTTTTAACTCCCCGAAGGGAGCTTGCAGCGAGTGTGACGGTCTTGGACTTCGCTACGCACTCGATCAAGACAAGATAATCGACAGAGATCTCTGCATAGAAAAGGGCGCTGTAAAGATCGTGTACGGTTTTAACAAAGGGTACTACTTTACCTTTTTAAAGGGCTTTTGTGCGGCAAACGACATTGACATCACGGTGCCTTATAGTGAACTGCCTGAGTATAAGCAAAAAGCGATACTCCACGGCGGGATCGATGAAGTGAGTTTTCTGTGGAAAAACCATGAGGTAAAGAGAGTCTGGCCTGGAATTGTCAAGATAGCATACGATATGTTCAAAGATGAGAAAGAGCTCGCTGACTATATGAGCGAGAAGATCTGTAACGTCTGCAAAGGACACAGACTAAAAAGAGAATCACTCGCAGTAAAAGTGGCAAGCAAAGGTATTGCTGATATTTTGGATATGCCTATTGCAAAGAGCTATGAGTGGTTCAAAGAGGAGGAGAACTTTTCATCTCTTTCAAAGCAGAATGAACAGATATCTGCACCTATTTTAAATGAGATACGAGAGAGACTCTACTTTTTGTTTGATGTCGGGCTTGGCTATATTACCCTTGGGCGTGACGCAAGAACCATAAGTGGGGGAGAGGCGCAGAGAATCCGCATAGCTTCGCAGATCGGCAGCGGTTTAACGGGTGTTTTGTATGTTCTGGACGAGCCTAGCATCGGACTGCATGAGAGAGATACGCTAAAACTTATTAGAACACTTAGAAGCCTGCAAGAGAAGGGAAACAGTGTTATAGTCGTCGAACATGACAAAGAGACCATAGAGAATGCAGACTTTATCGTAGATATTGGAGCGGGTGCAGGAAAATTTGGCGGAGATGTTGTTTTTGCAGGAACTCTTGACAAGTTAAAAAAGGCAAAAACTCTCACAGCTGATTATCTTTACGGCAGAAAAAAGATTGAGTATTTTTACAGACGTAAACAGGATAAATTTATAGAGATAAAGAATGTTACGCTCAACAATATAAACGATTTAAGCGCAAAGATACCTCTAAATAACTTTGTCTGTATAACGGGTGTGAGCGGAAGCGGAAAGAGCTCTTTGATGCTTCAGACACTCCTTCCTACAGCAAGAGAGCTTTTAAATCATGCAAGAAAGGTCAACAAAGTTGCCGGTGTCGAGATAACGGGGCTTGAACATGTGGACAAAGTGATCTATCTTGACCAAAGCCCGATTGGGCGAACTCCTCGCTCAAATCCTGCTACATATACGGGTGTCATGGACGAGATAAGAAATCTCTTTGCACAGACAAAAGAGGCACAGATAAGAGGCTATACAAGTTCTAGATTTAGTTTCAATGTCAAAGGCGGAAGATGTGAGAAGTGTCAAGGTGAGGGCGAAAACAAGATCGAGATGCACTTTTTACCGGACATCATGGTCAAGTGTGACACATGTAAAGGCACGCGCTACAACCAACAGACATTAGAGGTCTTTTATAAGGGCAAAAATATATCGGATGTCTTAAGGATGAGCGTCGATGAGGCGTATGAGTTTTTTAAGCCCATCCCAAAGATAAACCAGATCATGTCCACGCTTGTAGATGTTGGGCTTGGCTACATAACTCTAGGTCAAAATGCAGTAACGCTATCAGGCGGTGAGGCACAAAGAATCAAGCTCTCAAAGGAGCTTAGCCGCAAAGATACCGGCAAGACGCTCTATATACTTGATGAACCGACGACAGGGCTTCATTTTGCAGATGTGGATAGACTCACGGGTGTTCTTCACAAGTTCGTAGAGCTTGGCAACTCTGTGCTTATTATTGAACACAACCTAGATATGATAAAAAATGCCGACTATATCATAGACATGGGACCTGAGGGCGGAAGCGGCGGCGGTCTTATTATCGCTGAGGGAAGCCCTGAAAAGGTCGCAGATGAGCATAAGAAAACAGGCTCTTATACGGGCGAATATCTAAAAAAAGAGCTAGCGCTGCATAAGTAG